A window of Rubricoccus marinus contains these coding sequences:
- a CDS encoding amidohydrolase family protein: MTRFLLLASLLFAASGARGQSLVVYADTLYTMAGPAIVDGAVVIQDGTIVSAGPARGVRVPAGARELRGSVVTPGLVDVRSTVGLSGLLNQPQDQDALDMGGPLQPSLRAMDAYNARDELVGWLLSLGITTVHTGHSPGALAAGQTTIIKTAYDTIDEALVDSTTMMAMTVGRGVRFDSPGTRARVIAQIRAALYKGLAHAEKMDASGDAPSRDLDNEALAAVATGQMPALITAHRANDIQAVLRLAREFPQMNVILDGASEAPLVLKDIRESGVSVVLHPTMYRTGGETESLAFDTASKLRAAGIPFAFQSGYEAYVPKTRVVLFEAAVAAAYGLDRVHALEAVSIDAARILGIADRVGSLEPGKDADLVIFDGDPLETITHVCAVVVDGVVAREECF, encoded by the coding sequence ATGACCCGTTTTCTACTCCTCGCCTCCCTTTTGTTCGCCGCCTCCGGCGCCAGAGGCCAGTCGCTCGTCGTCTACGCCGACACGCTGTACACGATGGCGGGTCCCGCGATTGTGGACGGCGCGGTCGTGATCCAGGACGGCACGATCGTGTCCGCCGGTCCCGCCAGAGGCGTCCGCGTGCCTGCCGGTGCGCGCGAGCTTCGCGGCTCCGTCGTGACGCCTGGCCTGGTAGACGTGCGCAGCACGGTCGGGCTCTCGGGCTTGCTTAACCAGCCGCAGGACCAGGACGCGCTCGATATGGGCGGTCCGCTCCAGCCGTCGCTTCGCGCGATGGACGCCTACAACGCCCGCGACGAGCTCGTCGGCTGGCTGCTGTCGCTCGGCATCACGACCGTCCACACGGGGCATTCCCCCGGCGCGCTCGCTGCGGGACAGACGACGATCATCAAAACGGCCTACGACACCATCGATGAGGCGCTCGTGGACTCCACGACCATGATGGCAATGACCGTCGGCCGCGGCGTCCGCTTCGACTCGCCTGGTACGCGTGCCCGTGTGATCGCGCAGATCCGCGCCGCGCTGTACAAAGGCCTCGCCCACGCGGAGAAGATGGACGCCTCTGGCGACGCGCCCTCGCGTGACCTCGACAACGAGGCGCTTGCGGCCGTGGCCACAGGCCAGATGCCTGCGCTGATCACGGCGCACCGCGCCAACGACATCCAGGCGGTCCTCCGTCTCGCCCGCGAGTTTCCGCAGATGAACGTGATTCTGGACGGCGCCTCGGAGGCCCCGCTCGTGCTGAAGGACATCCGCGAGTCAGGCGTCTCCGTGGTCCTGCACCCCACCATGTACCGGACCGGCGGGGAGACCGAGAGCCTCGCCTTCGATACCGCCTCCAAGCTCCGCGCCGCCGGGATCCCGTTCGCGTTCCAGAGCGGTTACGAAGCCTACGTGCCTAAAACACGCGTCGTGCTGTTCGAAGCCGCTGTCGCCGCAGCCTACGGCCTGGACCGCGTCCACGCGCTCGAAGCCGTCAGCATCGATGCCGCTCGCATCCTCGGCATCGCCGACCGCGTGGGCTCGCTGGAGCCCGGCAAGGACGCCGACCTGGTGATCTTCGACGGCGATCCGCTCGAGACGATCACGCACGTGTGCGCGGTCGTGGTGGATGGCGTGGTCGCGCGCGAGGAGTGCTTCTAG
- a CDS encoding L,D-transpeptidase family protein has product MTRLRLAAFLLLPLATAAQGPLATADTSMSRLSAASSPEGAPEADLIVRALERTDVFPGVEEVYASRDHAPIWTAPGDARLLLARFEDARFDGLTAADLDLERLRALGASGDAADRALRDVLLTDAVLRLADVLLGRRVDPEQIHEGHWFLTREAQRRRATPAATRFREPLASDEPARAVLAALDALQPRHAEYHALRQRLREALAVDLSVVQPASARLPDSAAVYPEVPLQRPDAAKIALLRLNLERWRWLPDDFGDAHVLVNVPATTLWLRETSGDGGAPEAVLTMDATIGQPAPAWQTPVLSDPIRTVSFFPTWTPTITIQRREIIPEARLDGGQSLYERGFTVSRGGRTMDPRDVDWERARAGQYRITQRGGPLGELGRVKFVMPNPHWILIHDTNTPEEFDADERALSHGCVRAADPGALADAILTRTNGWADGRASGLIEGAPRTQGVRLRERFPVHIVYFTAWPGEDGTLETFEDVYGRDAELAAALGLELPARGEIASAP; this is encoded by the coding sequence GTGACCCGCCTCCGCCTCGCCGCCTTCCTTCTCCTGCCTCTGGCGACCGCCGCCCAGGGGCCTCTGGCGACCGCGGACACGTCAATGTCTCGCCTGTCTGCAGCATCCTCCCCGGAGGGCGCGCCAGAGGCCGACCTGATCGTGCGAGCGCTCGAACGGACGGACGTCTTCCCCGGCGTCGAGGAGGTGTACGCTTCGCGCGATCACGCGCCGATCTGGACAGCCCCGGGCGACGCGCGCCTCCTCCTCGCGCGGTTCGAGGACGCCCGCTTTGACGGCCTCACCGCCGCCGACCTCGACCTCGAGCGGCTCCGCGCCCTCGGAGCCTCTGGCGACGCCGCCGACCGTGCCCTCCGCGACGTGCTCCTCACCGATGCCGTGCTTCGCCTCGCCGACGTTCTTCTCGGCCGCCGCGTAGACCCCGAGCAGATCCACGAAGGGCACTGGTTCCTGACGCGAGAGGCACAGCGCCGTCGCGCCACCCCTGCCGCCACGCGTTTCCGCGAGCCTCTGGCGAGCGACGAGCCCGCGCGCGCCGTCCTGGCCGCGCTCGACGCGCTCCAACCCCGCCACGCCGAGTACCACGCGTTGCGCCAGAGGCTTCGCGAGGCGCTCGCCGTCGACCTTTCGGTGGTTCAGCCCGCCTCTGCCCGCCTTCCGGATTCGGCCGCGGTGTACCCCGAGGTCCCGCTCCAGCGTCCAGACGCCGCCAAGATCGCGCTGCTCCGCCTGAACTTGGAGCGCTGGCGCTGGCTTCCGGACGACTTCGGAGACGCTCACGTCCTCGTCAACGTCCCCGCCACCACGCTGTGGCTCCGCGAGACCTCTGGCGACGGCGGCGCGCCAGAGGCCGTCCTGACCATGGACGCGACCATCGGACAGCCGGCGCCGGCGTGGCAAACCCCCGTCCTCTCGGACCCGATTCGCACCGTCTCGTTTTTCCCCACGTGGACGCCGACGATCACGATTCAGCGGCGCGAGATCATCCCAGAGGCGCGGTTGGACGGCGGCCAGAGCCTATACGAGCGCGGCTTTACTGTCTCGCGCGGCGGCCGAACAATGGACCCGCGCGATGTGGATTGGGAGCGCGCCCGTGCCGGCCAGTACCGCATCACGCAGCGCGGCGGCCCGCTCGGCGAGTTGGGCCGCGTGAAGTTCGTGATGCCCAACCCGCACTGGATTCTGATTCACGACACGAACACGCCCGAAGAATTCGACGCGGACGAGCGGGCGCTCTCTCACGGCTGCGTCCGCGCCGCCGACCCCGGCGCCCTCGCCGACGCCATCCTCACGCGCACGAATGGGTGGGCCGACGGTCGCGCCAGCGGCCTGATCGAAGGCGCACCCCGCACCCAGGGCGTGCGGCTCCGCGAGCGCTTCCCGGTCCACATCGTGTATTTCACCGCGTGGCCTGGCGAGGACGGGACCCTGGAGACCTTTGAGGATGTCTACGGCCGCGATGCCGAACTCGCCGCAGCGCTGGGCCTGGAGCTTCCCGCCAGAGGCGAGATCGCTTCCGCACCATAA
- a CDS encoding amidohydrolase family protein, with amino-acid sequence MRALLVAFLLTLASGAHSQTAFVGAKVIPIAGPEIADGVVVVQDGRITAVGARGSVRVPSGATVVDVSGKVLMPGIVDTHSHVGDGDGGDSSAPMHPDVRILDALDPRADSFERARAGGITTVNVMPGSGHLMSGQTAYLKLRDANVIEDMLLCDDPLTDICGGMKMANGTNSLRGRNGFPDTRARAVAIVREAFLEAEAFRQKRAAGDSVGRNLRLEGLAEVLEGTRTVHFHTHRHDDVLTALRIGREFGFTPVLHHVSEGWRVADEIAAAGAPASIIVLDSPGGKMEARGLYFRTGRVMEDAGVDVAYHTDDGITDSRLFLRSAALGVRAGMSREKALEAMTLAGARMLGIADEVGSLEAGKSADLIVLSGDPLSIYTRIEQTWVDGTKVFDLAIPEDAAYSVGGYDVYRAFSQHDHE; translated from the coding sequence GTGCGCGCGCTCCTTGTTGCCTTTCTGTTGACCCTCGCCTCTGGCGCCCACTCGCAAACCGCGTTTGTCGGCGCCAAGGTGATCCCGATTGCCGGGCCCGAGATCGCCGACGGCGTCGTCGTGGTCCAAGACGGACGGATTACCGCCGTTGGCGCCAGAGGCTCGGTCCGTGTGCCGTCGGGCGCGACGGTCGTGGACGTGAGCGGCAAGGTCCTCATGCCGGGCATCGTGGACACGCACTCCCACGTTGGCGACGGCGACGGCGGCGACTCCTCGGCGCCGATGCACCCCGACGTGCGCATTCTGGACGCGCTCGACCCCCGCGCCGATTCCTTCGAGCGCGCCCGCGCCGGAGGCATCACGACGGTCAACGTCATGCCGGGCTCCGGCCACCTCATGAGCGGCCAGACGGCCTACCTCAAGCTGCGCGATGCCAACGTGATCGAGGACATGCTCCTCTGCGACGATCCGCTGACCGACATCTGCGGCGGCATGAAAATGGCCAACGGTACCAACTCGCTCCGCGGCCGCAACGGCTTCCCGGACACGCGCGCCCGCGCCGTCGCCATCGTGCGCGAGGCGTTCTTGGAGGCCGAGGCGTTCCGCCAGAAGCGGGCCGCTGGCGACAGCGTCGGCCGCAACCTCCGTCTGGAGGGCCTGGCCGAAGTGCTCGAGGGCACGCGCACTGTCCACTTCCACACGCACCGGCACGACGACGTGCTGACCGCGCTCCGCATCGGCCGTGAGTTCGGTTTCACGCCCGTCCTGCACCACGTTAGCGAAGGCTGGCGCGTGGCGGACGAGATCGCCGCCGCTGGCGCCCCGGCCTCCATCATCGTGCTGGATTCGCCGGGCGGCAAGATGGAGGCGCGCGGCCTCTACTTCCGCACCGGCCGCGTGATGGAAGACGCCGGCGTTGACGTGGCCTACCACACCGACGACGGCATCACGGACAGCCGCCTGTTCCTCCGCTCCGCCGCCCTCGGCGTGCGCGCCGGCATGAGCCGCGAAAAGGCCCTGGAGGCCATGACGCTGGCCGGCGCCCGCATGCTCGGCATCGCCGACGAGGTCGGCTCGCTCGAAGCGGGCAAGAGCGCGGACCTCATCGTGCTCTCCGGCGATCCGCTCTCCATCTACACCCGCATCGAGCAGACCTGGGTGGACGGCACCAAAGTCTTCGACCTCGCCATACCCGAGGACGCGGCCTACTCCGTCGGCGGCTACGACGTCTACCGCGCCTTCTCTCAGCACGACCACGAATGA
- the gcvT gene encoding glycine cleavage system aminomethyltransferase GcvT, with protein MSDALKTTPLHAQHVALGAKMMPFAGWDMPVQYSGILDEHHAVRNAAGLFDVSHMGEVAVQGPDAQAFIQHLVTNDVSRIVDGQAQYTVMCHESGTAVDDLLVYRLAHEDWMLVINASNIDKDLAHMRDVHGAGDWDCTLTDLSDQTALIALQGPLAFEILGEVTDAVPADLPFYRFVAPEAGTFLGCESPIVSHTGYTGEAGVEIYCTPEEAPRVWEALMEAGSARGLLPAGLGARDTLRLESGFCLYGHELSDEITPLEAGVGWVVKLDAGDFVGAEALREQKASGVPRKLVGLVVEGRGIPREGYEIASGDRVIGTVTSGTQSPVLAQGIGLGLVENDPAYTAPGSALAIRVRGRELAATVAKPPFHKQK; from the coding sequence ATGTCTGACGCCCTCAAGACCACGCCCCTCCACGCCCAGCACGTCGCGCTTGGCGCCAAGATGATGCCCTTCGCGGGGTGGGACATGCCGGTGCAGTATTCCGGCATCTTGGACGAGCACCACGCCGTGCGCAACGCGGCCGGCCTGTTCGACGTGAGCCACATGGGCGAGGTGGCGGTGCAAGGGCCGGACGCGCAAGCGTTTATCCAGCACCTCGTCACCAACGACGTCTCGCGGATTGTGGACGGGCAGGCGCAGTACACGGTCATGTGCCACGAGTCCGGTACGGCCGTGGACGATCTGCTCGTCTACCGCCTCGCGCACGAGGACTGGATGCTCGTCATCAACGCGAGCAACATCGACAAGGACCTCGCGCACATGCGCGACGTGCACGGGGCTGGTGATTGGGACTGCACGCTGACCGACCTCTCGGACCAGACCGCGCTGATCGCGCTGCAGGGGCCTCTGGCGTTCGAGATCCTCGGCGAGGTCACCGACGCCGTGCCGGCCGACCTCCCGTTCTACCGCTTCGTGGCGCCAGAGGCGGGAACGTTCCTGGGTTGCGAGTCGCCCATCGTCTCGCACACCGGCTACACCGGCGAGGCGGGCGTCGAGATCTACTGCACGCCCGAGGAGGCGCCGCGCGTCTGGGAGGCGCTGATGGAAGCCGGCTCCGCCAGAGGCCTCTTGCCGGCCGGGCTGGGCGCGCGCGACACGCTGCGCTTGGAGTCCGGATTCTGCCTCTACGGCCACGAACTGAGTGACGAGATCACTCCGCTGGAAGCGGGCGTCGGCTGGGTGGTCAAGCTGGACGCAGGAGATTTTGTCGGCGCTGAGGCGCTGCGTGAGCAAAAGGCCTCTGGCGTGCCGCGCAAGCTCGTCGGGCTCGTCGTGGAAGGCCGCGGGATCCCGCGCGAAGGCTACGAGATCGCCTCTGGCGACCGCGTAATCGGGACGGTCACGAGCGGCACGCAGTCACCCGTGCTAGCCCAGGGCATCGGACTCGGGCTCGTCGAGAACGACCCGGCGTACACAGCCCCAGGAAGCGCCCTCGCCATCCGCGTGCGAGGCCGTGAATTGGCTGCGACGGTCGCGAAGCCGCCCTTCCACAAGCAGAAATAG
- a CDS encoding L,D-transpeptidase family protein — MSRLVVHPVLVAVLAWSLGWGIFDGLFGDKGPEQIAASDVQESIQALAVAASDEVGDLYAAREYVSLWGSEERSALMARLSAASGDGIAPETIGVDDARDALAMWEGTRQEWAALDDETREATPDPRPQALARADVRLTEAVLQLGDKLAGSRIDLAALHPGTWFPDSRDSLARGRVLDAVASGDAQAVLRTLDELQPQHPQAQQLRAALRRLRDADAAPIPDGSPLAMGERSIRVPHVRARLAALGYLGADAPETGWNDAEPYLLDAEIGRALARFRDARGLAPDSSLDAATTAALNTDLDSLADRVALNLERWRHLPDDFGERYVWVNMPAYHLEVREPDGEVGIEMTVNIGNAQTRGWTTPVISDSITRVVFRPAWYVPSSLAAAQVFPMARADSLSLYRSGFEVYQNGAPVDSRLVPWDSVSVGQFRFVQRPGPSNPLGRAKFPMTNPYAILIHDTNRRNFGGAVSSGCVHAGDAEALAAYLLRAEGWTEERAQQAYRNGPQRQGVPLSSPIQTHFVYLTAEVDASGALVFHDDPYGYDVKQLAALEGAL; from the coding sequence ATGTCCCGTCTGGTCGTTCACCCTGTTCTCGTCGCGGTCCTCGCGTGGTCCCTTGGTTGGGGCATTTTCGACGGTTTGTTCGGAGACAAGGGCCCCGAGCAGATCGCCGCCTCGGACGTGCAGGAGTCAATCCAGGCCCTCGCTGTGGCCGCCTCAGATGAGGTCGGGGATCTGTATGCCGCCCGCGAGTACGTATCGCTGTGGGGCTCGGAAGAAAGGTCTGCGCTCATGGCCCGCCTCAGCGCGGCCTCTGGCGACGGCATCGCGCCCGAGACCATCGGCGTCGACGACGCGCGAGACGCCCTCGCGATGTGGGAGGGCACGCGCCAGGAGTGGGCCGCGCTCGACGACGAGACGCGGGAGGCCACGCCCGACCCGCGGCCCCAAGCGCTCGCCCGCGCGGACGTGCGCCTTACCGAGGCTGTGCTCCAGCTCGGCGACAAGCTCGCCGGCTCGCGCATCGATCTCGCCGCGCTGCACCCCGGCACGTGGTTTCCCGACTCCCGCGATTCGCTCGCCAGAGGCCGCGTCCTCGATGCCGTCGCCTCTGGCGACGCGCAGGCCGTGCTGCGCACGCTCGATGAGCTTCAGCCGCAGCACCCGCAAGCGCAGCAGCTTCGAGCCGCGCTCCGCCGCCTCCGCGACGCCGACGCCGCCCCTATTCCCGACGGCTCGCCTCTGGCGATGGGCGAGCGGTCCATCCGCGTGCCCCACGTACGCGCTCGCCTCGCCGCTCTCGGGTACCTCGGCGCTGATGCGCCAGAGACCGGCTGGAACGACGCCGAGCCGTATTTGCTCGATGCCGAGATCGGCCGTGCGCTCGCGCGCTTCCGCGACGCCAGAGGCCTCGCGCCCGACTCCTCGCTGGACGCCGCGACAACGGCCGCGCTTAACACGGACTTAGACAGCCTCGCGGACCGCGTCGCGCTCAACCTCGAGCGCTGGCGTCACCTCCCCGACGATTTCGGGGAGCGCTACGTGTGGGTCAACATGCCCGCCTACCATTTGGAGGTGCGCGAGCCCGACGGCGAGGTCGGAATCGAGATGACCGTCAACATCGGCAACGCGCAAACGCGGGGTTGGACCACGCCCGTGATCTCAGACTCCATCACGCGCGTTGTCTTCCGCCCGGCGTGGTACGTACCAAGCTCGCTCGCTGCCGCGCAGGTCTTTCCCATGGCGCGTGCGGACAGCCTCAGCCTGTACCGCTCTGGCTTTGAGGTGTACCAGAACGGCGCCCCGGTAGACAGCCGCCTTGTGCCGTGGGACTCGGTCTCGGTCGGCCAGTTCCGGTTTGTGCAGCGCCCAGGCCCCAGCAACCCGCTCGGCCGCGCCAAATTCCCGATGACGAACCCGTACGCGATCCTCATCCACGACACCAACCGCCGCAACTTCGGCGGGGCGGTCTCTAGCGGATGCGTCCATGCCGGCGATGCCGAGGCTCTCGCTGCCTATCTGCTGCGCGCCGAGGGCTGGACGGAGGAGCGGGCGCAGCAGGCGTACCGAAACGGGCCGCAGCGCCAGGGCGTTCCCCTCTCGTCGCCCATCCAGACGCACTTCGTCTACCTCACCGCCGAGGTCGACGCCTCTGGCGCGCTCGTCTTCCACGACGACCCCTACGGCTACGACGTGAAGCAACTCGCGGCGCTCGAAGGAGCGCTGTAG
- a CDS encoding 2-phosphosulfolactate phosphatase, protein MDIDVVLSPAVLAPEALKGRRVVMVDVLRASTTIATALASGARAVIPATDTGEAGRLAANLDPDFSLLGGERDGKPVAGFGAGNSPAEYGPEAVQGKTVVLTTTNGTRALAKAKAGIEVAVGGFVNAARAARFLAEGLERGEPGTILCAGWHGRVSLEDTLCAGLLVSRVVTAAQASGLTDSSKMAYALYQGSRDDIERALRSTEHARRLIALDFGDDITRCAQIDTLDVLPVQHDGRITASGA, encoded by the coding sequence GTGGATATCGACGTCGTCCTCTCCCCCGCCGTCCTCGCGCCAGAGGCGCTCAAGGGCCGCCGCGTGGTCATGGTGGACGTTCTGCGCGCCTCCACGACGATCGCCACGGCGCTGGCCTCTGGCGCCCGCGCGGTCATCCCGGCGACTGACACCGGCGAGGCCGGCCGGTTGGCCGCCAACCTGGACCCAGACTTCTCGCTGCTCGGCGGCGAGCGCGACGGCAAACCCGTCGCCGGCTTCGGCGCGGGGAACTCTCCGGCGGAGTACGGCCCCGAGGCGGTGCAGGGCAAAACCGTCGTGCTGACCACGACGAACGGGACGCGAGCGCTCGCAAAAGCCAAGGCCGGCATCGAAGTGGCTGTTGGCGGCTTTGTCAACGCGGCGCGGGCGGCGCGCTTTCTCGCGGAGGGTTTGGAGCGCGGCGAGCCGGGCACGATCCTCTGCGCCGGCTGGCACGGACGGGTCTCGCTTGAGGACACGCTGTGCGCCGGACTGCTCGTGAGCCGCGTCGTAACGGCCGCGCAGGCCTCCGGCCTCACGGATTCGTCCAAGATGGCCTACGCCCTCTACCAGGGCAGCCGCGACGACATCGAGCGCGCGCTCCGCAGCACGGAGCACGCCCGAAGGCTAATCGCCCTCGACTTCGGCGACGACATTACGCGCTGCGCCCAGATCGACACGCTGGACGTGCTCCCGGTCCAGCACGATGGCCGGATCACGGCCTCTGGCGCCTAG
- a CDS encoding NAD-dependent epimerase/dehydratase family protein — protein sequence MSFPFANRPVLVTGGAGFIGSHVADALVARGAQVHVLDDLSGGVRSNVPAEASFHEMDLRDDAVRDLFAEHKFAAVAHLAAQMDVRRSVSDPVFDASVNVLGLLNLLEAGRQHGLEKVVFASTGGAIYGEPHPDVNDAGPQPETHPQLPMSPYGITKLVSEHYLRFYNETYGIDSVALRFANVYGPRQNPHGEAGVVAIFTQMLLRGQQPTINGPGKQTRDYVFVKDVVRAIMGAMEHEGSDIFNVGTGIETDVNQLFGHLNTFTGAEAPEKHGEAKPGEQQRSVLDTSKIHSAFGWSPETDLASGLEETVEWFKQKEAA from the coding sequence ATGTCGTTCCCGTTCGCCAATCGTCCCGTCCTCGTCACCGGCGGTGCCGGATTCATCGGCTCCCACGTCGCCGACGCGCTCGTCGCCAGAGGCGCTCAAGTCCACGTCCTGGACGACCTCTCGGGAGGCGTCCGTTCCAACGTGCCCGCTGAGGCCTCCTTCCATGAGATGGACCTCCGCGATGACGCCGTGCGCGATCTCTTCGCCGAGCACAAGTTCGCGGCCGTCGCGCACCTCGCGGCGCAGATGGACGTGCGCCGCAGCGTGAGCGACCCCGTCTTCGACGCCAGCGTCAATGTCCTCGGTCTGCTCAACCTGCTCGAAGCCGGGCGTCAGCACGGGCTCGAAAAGGTCGTATTCGCCTCCACCGGTGGCGCCATCTACGGCGAGCCACACCCGGACGTGAACGACGCCGGCCCGCAGCCGGAGACGCACCCGCAGCTCCCGATGTCGCCCTACGGCATCACCAAGCTGGTCAGCGAGCACTACCTCCGGTTCTACAACGAGACCTACGGCATCGATTCCGTCGCGCTCCGCTTCGCGAACGTTTACGGTCCGCGTCAGAACCCGCACGGTGAGGCCGGCGTGGTCGCCATCTTTACCCAGATGCTCCTTCGCGGCCAGCAGCCGACCATCAACGGTCCCGGCAAGCAGACGCGGGATTACGTGTTCGTCAAGGATGTCGTCCGCGCCATCATGGGCGCGATGGAGCACGAGGGCTCCGACATCTTCAACGTCGGCACGGGCATCGAGACCGACGTGAACCAGCTGTTTGGCCACCTCAACACCTTTACCGGCGCCGAGGCCCCGGAGAAGCACGGCGAGGCCAAGCCCGGCGAGCAGCAGCGCAGCGTGCTCGACACGTCGAAGATCCACAGCGCTTTCGGCTGGAGCCCCGAGACGGACCTCGCCAGCGGCCTGGAGGAAACCGTCGAGTGGTTCAAGCAGAAGGAGGCCGCCTAG
- a CDS encoding segregation and condensation protein A — protein MHRVHLSEFEGPLDLLLFFIRRDELDIHDIPISRIADEYLETVRTLSHLDLDDAAEFVYTAALLIQIKARMLLPRPPAVDGEEPEDPRKELVERLLEYVQFREAGEKMGQAFEDRQRRFTRGAASDERLRHAPEAEEVTYRASLFDLLGALAKALERSADLADPYRHAVLRESVAVDEQKEWLLDRLASGERVRFADLMESRSKAFIIATFLAVLDLLQRQRLRLTLGVGAEDFALVAVPEPPDGSVTPTPEASGATADPLAA, from the coding sequence TTGCACCGCGTCCACCTCAGCGAGTTCGAAGGGCCGCTGGACCTGTTGCTCTTCTTCATCCGGCGGGATGAGCTGGACATCCACGACATCCCGATCTCCCGGATCGCGGACGAGTACCTGGAGACGGTCCGCACGCTGAGCCACCTGGACCTGGACGACGCGGCCGAGTTCGTCTACACGGCGGCCCTCTTGATCCAGATCAAGGCGCGGATGCTGCTCCCGCGTCCGCCTGCCGTCGATGGCGAGGAGCCCGAAGACCCGCGCAAGGAACTCGTCGAGCGCCTGCTCGAATACGTCCAGTTCCGCGAGGCCGGCGAAAAGATGGGCCAGGCGTTCGAGGATCGCCAGCGGCGCTTTACGCGCGGCGCGGCGTCCGACGAGCGGCTGCGGCACGCGCCAGAGGCCGAAGAGGTCACGTACCGCGCGAGCCTGTTCGATCTGCTCGGCGCGCTCGCCAAAGCACTGGAACGCAGTGCCGACCTCGCCGACCCGTACCGCCACGCGGTCCTCCGCGAGAGCGTGGCCGTGGACGAGCAAAAGGAGTGGCTGCTTGACCGCCTGGCCTCTGGCGAGCGCGTTCGCTTTGCCGACCTGATGGAATCGCGCAGCAAGGCGTTCATCATCGCCACCTTTCTCGCGGTTCTCGACCTGCTCCAGCGCCAGAGGCTCCGCCTCACGCTCGGCGTCGGTGCCGAGGACTTCGCGCTCGTCGCCGTCCCGGAGCCGCCCGACGGTTCCGTCACCCCCACGCCAGAGGCCTCTGGCGCGACCGCAGACCCCCTCGCCGCCTGA
- a CDS encoding S66 peptidase family protein: MASPLSRRRFLAAGSALAAAPLLARPALAAPEARSGAPAPLHPPRLNPGDTVALIAPAGAVRPRLLDEAKRSMEMLGLKYTVGRHVLDRHGYLAGTDAARAEDFNRAITDPNVDALFAIRGGWGCARMLPFVDWTALRENPKAVIGYSDLTSLLMAAYARSGVVGFHGPVATSTFSPFTLASLRALVFDAEAGPLAPLAQDDPEPIVTLTAGTARGRLVGGNLTVLCAMVGTPYMPSFEGEILFLEDIGESVYRIDRMLTQLGQAGLLGGLAGVAFGSCRGCLPEVDAVGQFTLEEVMRRHFEPLAVPTYLGAPIGHITDKVTVPVGALAEIDADRGTLSLLEPAVR; the protein is encoded by the coding sequence ATGGCTTCTCCCCTCTCCCGCCGCCGCTTTCTCGCCGCCGGCTCCGCTCTCGCTGCCGCGCCCCTACTCGCGCGCCCCGCTCTCGCCGCGCCAGAGGCTCGCTCTGGCGCCCCCGCGCCGCTCCACCCTCCGCGTCTGAACCCCGGCGATACCGTCGCCCTTATCGCGCCCGCTGGTGCCGTGCGCCCGAGGCTTCTGGACGAGGCGAAGCGCTCGATGGAGATGCTGGGACTGAAGTACACGGTGGGCCGTCATGTTCTGGATCGGCACGGGTACCTCGCCGGGACCGATGCGGCGCGGGCGGAAGACTTCAATCGTGCAATAACGGACCCGAACGTGGACGCCCTTTTCGCCATCCGTGGCGGCTGGGGCTGCGCCCGCATGCTCCCATTCGTGGACTGGACGGCGCTCCGCGAGAACCCGAAAGCGGTAATCGGCTACAGCGATCTCACGTCGCTCCTCATGGCGGCCTACGCCCGCTCGGGCGTGGTCGGCTTTCACGGGCCTGTGGCAACGTCCACGTTTAGCCCGTTCACGCTCGCGAGCCTGCGTGCGCTCGTGTTCGACGCCGAGGCCGGGCCTCTGGCGCCGCTGGCTCAAGACGACCCCGAGCCCATCGTGACGCTGACCGCCGGCACCGCCAGAGGCCGACTCGTCGGTGGCAACCTGACCGTGCTCTGCGCGATGGTGGGCACGCCGTACATGCCCAGCTTCGAAGGCGAGATCCTCTTTCTGGAAGACATCGGCGAAAGCGTCTACCGCATCGACCGGATGCTGACGCAACTGGGGCAGGCGGGCTTGCTGGGCGGCCTCGCGGGCGTCGCGTTCGGCAGCTGTCGCGGGTGCCTGCCGGAAGTCGACGCCGTGGGCCAGTTCACGCTGGAGGAGGTCATGCGGCGCCACTTCGAGCCTCTGGCGGTGCCGACCTACCTCGGCGCGCCGATCGGGCACATCACGGACAAGGTGACCGTCCCGGTCGGCGCGCTCGCGGAGATCGACGCGGACCGGGGCACGCTCTCGCTCTTGGAGCCCGCGGTGCGCTAG